A window of Halomicrobium zhouii genomic DNA:
CGGCGCGCTTCGCCGCCGCGAGTATCTCCGCCGGGTCCAGGAAGTCGTAGGTGTCGATGCCGGTGTCGAAGTGGACCGACTGCGCACAGAACCCGCAGTCCTCCGCGCAGTTGCCGGCCTTGGCGTTGACGATGGAACAGGCGTCGACGGTGCCGTCGCCGAACTGTGCGCGGACCGCGTCCGCCGCGGCCGCCAGTTCGTCCACTGGCTGGGCCAACAGCGCGAGGCCGTCGCGCCGGTCGAGTTGCTCTCCGTCGAGTACGCGCGCCATCGCGTCGTCTATCGTCCGGTTGTCCGACTCGTAAACCACGATCCCATCGTCGGTTGACGGCTGGAAAAACGTTCGGGAACCGGCGGGTGACTACGGCGCGTTGTCGACGGACCCGTTCGACGGTCCCCAGTAGTAGACCGGACCGAGGGTCAGGTAGGCCATCGCGGCGACGAGCAGCGCGATGGGAAAGACGCCGTGGAACGCCGACGGGACGAGGATGGCCAGGGCCTGTATCACGCCGAGGGCGAAGGCGTCCCGGACTGCGAGTTTGGGATAGCGGACCGGTGCGACCATGAGGACAGAGAGGACGACGGTCGCCCCGAGGAGCACGGGAACCGGAACGAGGCCCGAGAGGTACGCCGCCGCGAGGATGACCGCGGCCAGCGCGTTCGGGATACCGGGACGGTCCTCGCCTTCCCCGACGTACACCTCGTAGAACGCCGTCCGCAGGATGGAGAAGGCGGCGAACCCCGCAGGAACGAGGAGCGCGACGGCGAGGACGAGCGGGGAGAGGTCGTCGAGAGCGCCGTACTCCAGGCGGACGATACCGTAGACGAACAGGCCCGGAGTCGTGCCAAACGAGACGATGTCGGTGATAGAGTCGAGCAGCGGCCCGACGTCTGAGTTGCCGGCGCTGCGGGCGATGATCCCGTCGAGGGCGTCGACGATGGCGGCCAGAAGGACGAGCCGGGCCGCGAGTCGCGGGTCGGTGAAGGCGACGACGCCGGCAACGAACCCGACGACGGCGTTGATCAGCGTCACCCCGTCGGCCGGCCCCAGCCGACGGCTCACCTGCAAGCTCATACGGGCACGTCATCGACTGCGTACATTAAGCGTCCGGATTCACGTGACACGACGCCGGTACGAGTCAGGACGTCGTTGCCCGTCCGCGCGTCGGCACCGTGGCCGGAAACCGCACGACTGATCGGGTGCACCGTCGTCCGCGCTCCGTCAGACACCTACCAAGAGTTAAGGCCCCCGGAACCAAGCCAGCATATATGGATCCGGACAGCGTTCCGCAAGAGATCACGACGCTCGTGGGCCGTGAGGTGTACTCCAACAACGGCGTCTTCGTCGGCGAAGTCGAGGACCTCCGCCTCGACCTCGACAGACAGGACGTCACCGGTCTCGCGCTCCACCAGCTGAACAGGGAACTCTTCTCGGGCGAAGTCGACGCCTCGCGCGGCGTTATCATCCCGTATCGCTGGGTGCAGGCCGTCGGCGACGTCGTCATCGTCAACAGCATCGTCGAGCGACTGACCGGCCCCGCGGACGAAGACGAAGAAGAAGTCGCTGCCTGATCAGCTCCCGTTCGACGACTCACTGCTACTACTACTGTCGACGCCCATCGCCTCGAACAGTTTCGTCCGCACCGCCTCTTCGGTGAGCGCCAGCAGCGTGTCGCGGCTGTCCTCGCTGGTCTCGATTCCGGTGAAGATCCCGAGCGGGATCTCGACGCTCGCGTCCGTAGAGTGTCCAGCGGTATCGCCCATCTCGCCGAAGGCGTCGTGGAGTACCTTCCCGATGTTCATCCGGATGTCTTTCGAGCGCGCGGCGAGGTAGATGGTGTCGTCGGCGAGCGCGAACACCGCCGTCGTCGTGATCCCCTCCAGGTTGAGGAGGTGCTGAGCCGCCTGTGCCAGCGCGTCCCTGTCGCGGATGAACCCAGCGTTGGAGACGAGGTGTGAGCCCTTGACCTCGCGATTGCGGATGGCCTCCGCGAGGACGTCTAGCGTCTCGGGCGACATCGACGGCGACTCGACCTGTTCGAGCGTGTCGTGATCGGCGAAGGGATAGAGGTACGCTGCTGCGGTCAGGTCTGCCGGGGTCGTGTCGCGCTTGAAGTCCAGCGTCTCCGCACGGATGCCGTACAGCAGCGCGGTCGCGACCTCCTGTTCCAGGGTGAGGTCGAGTTCCTGAATGTACTTCGTCAGGATTGTCGACGTCGCCGAGACGTTCGGCCGGATGTCCACGAACCTGGCGTCGTGGTCGTGGTCGTGTTCGTAGTGATCGATGATGACGTCGACGTTCTCGGGGTCCGGTTCGACCCCCTTCGCGGTGTCGACCAGCGCGAACGTGTCGTAGTCGTCCATGTCGACGGCGCCCCGCGAGACGAGTTCGATGCCGAGCAGGTTGACGAACGCGCGGTTCTCCTGGTGACCGATCTCGCCCTCGTAGACGATGTCGGCCTCGACGTCGCGAGCCTGGGCGATCGCCTGGAGCGCTGCTGCGCTGGCGATGGAGTCCGGGTCGGGCGAGCGGTGGATGAGGATCGACATCCGCCGCTCCGTCCCGTCGATGACGTCGGCGAGCTGGCTCGCCTTGTACTCGAGTTCGCCCGTCTCCAGGGCCCGCAGGGCCGAATCGGCGATGACCGTCGAGGGATTGATGACGACGTCCGCCCCGAGGTCGGTGAGCTCGTCGGCCGAGACCGGGTCGTCCGCGCGCGCGACGACGAACTGGTCACCGTCGTCCGCGGCACGGATGTTCTCCAGCGCCTGGGCGTTGGCGTCCACGTCCGACGAGAGAACGAGCACGACGTCGCGGTCCGCCAGGTCCTCGACGATGGATTGCTCCCTGATGTCCGCGGTCTGTGCGTTCAGGTCCTGGTCGCGCAACGCCTCGACGCGACCCTCGTCCCGGTCGAGGATGAGGACGTCTTTCCCCTCCTCGACCAGTTCTTCGGCGACGGCGTGGCCAACACTCCCACAGCCGAGGATAGCGTACCGCGACATGGAAGCCATCGCGATACCGGTAGCTGTACTCATCTGTTGTCTTTTGCGAGGTGGTGGAGGCCCTTATATCAACCTCTTCCCTGGCTCCGCTGGGCCCCGTAGCTCTCTGGCGGTTTTACCGTCTCGGATTTATTTCACACCAGCAATCTCGTACCTTTTGTCGTCGCAGTGACCCGTTGCCGTCCCGCACTCGGGGGACCGAAAGGAAACCTATTTTACCCGCCACCGGGAATCCTGAGTTGTCTTGGGCCGGTAGCTCAGTCCGGCAGAGCGACGGACTCTTAATCCGTCGGTCGAGGGTTCAAATCCCTTCCGGCCCGTTTTCCTGCGAACGAAGGTGAGGAGCGAAGCGGCTATGGAGGATTTGAACCCGGAGAGTCGCAGCGGTCGAACGAAGTGAGACCGACCGTCTCTCCTCGGTTCAAATCCCTTCCGGCCCGTTTTCCTGCGAACGAAGGTGAGGAGCGAAGCGGCTATGGAGGATTTGAACCCGGAGAGTCGCAGCGGTCGAACGAAGTGAGACCGACCGTCTCTCCTCGGTTCAAATCCCTTCCGGCCCGTTTTCCTGCGAACGAAGTGAGCAGTGAAAACGCCACGAAGGGATTTGAACGACGCCACGAGCGAGCGTCAGCGAGCGAAGTGGAGGTAGTTCAAATCCCGAAAGATGCGCCGAGTACGTGTTCCGATACTCGCGGTCGGGTGGCTCCTGAGCCAATGACGTCCCGCCTCACAGCGCCAGAACCATCTCGACGTGGGGGATGCCCGTCTCGTCGTCGACAGGGCCGAGAGACTCGTAGCCGAGCGATTCGTAGAACTCCGCGACGCGAGTCTGGGCGTGGAGGAGCGCACGGGATCTGTTCTCGTTGCGGGCGTACTCGTGGGCCGCTCGCATCACGGCGTCGCCGACACCGCGGCCTCGGAACTCGGGGAGGACGGCGACGCGCTCTACCTTCGCCGTGTCCGCGTCGACCAGGCGGACGCGGGCGGTGCCGGCGGCGTCGGAGCCGACGCGCGCGACGAAGTGGCGGGCCGCACCATCTCGGTCGTCGAACTCGACGGGCTCCGAGACGCCCTGTTCCTCCACGAAGACGGTGCGGCGGATGGCGTGCGCCTCACCGGGTCGGTCGCTGGCGAGTACCTCGATGTCGTTCGCTGGGGTCATTCGAGTG
This region includes:
- a CDS encoding protein sorting system archaetidylserine synthase (This PssA-like phosphatidyltransferase, along with a PssD-like decarboxylase, is required in Haloarchaea for the archaeosortase ArtA to replace the PGF-CTERM sorting signal with a C-terminal lipid anchor.) — translated: MSLQVSRRLGPADGVTLINAVVGFVAGVVAFTDPRLAARLVLLAAIVDALDGIIARSAGNSDVGPLLDSITDIVSFGTTPGLFVYGIVRLEYGALDDLSPLVLAVALLVPAGFAAFSILRTAFYEVYVGEGEDRPGIPNALAAVILAAAYLSGLVPVPVLLGATVVLSVLMVAPVRYPKLAVRDAFALGVIQALAILVPSAFHGVFPIALLVAAMAYLTLGPVYYWGPSNGSVDNAP
- a CDS encoding PRC-barrel domain-containing protein encodes the protein MDPDSVPQEITTLVGREVYSNNGVFVGEVEDLRLDLDRQDVTGLALHQLNRELFSGEVDASRGVIIPYRWVQAVGDVVIVNSIVERLTGPADEDEEEVAA
- a CDS encoding DHH family phosphoesterase, whose product is MSTATGIAMASMSRYAILGCGSVGHAVAEELVEEGKDVLILDRDEGRVEALRDQDLNAQTADIREQSIVEDLADRDVVLVLSSDVDANAQALENIRAADDGDQFVVARADDPVSADELTDLGADVVINPSTVIADSALRALETGELEYKASQLADVIDGTERRMSILIHRSPDPDSIASAAALQAIAQARDVEADIVYEGEIGHQENRAFVNLLGIELVSRGAVDMDDYDTFALVDTAKGVEPDPENVDVIIDHYEHDHDHDARFVDIRPNVSATSTILTKYIQELDLTLEQEVATALLYGIRAETLDFKRDTTPADLTAAAYLYPFADHDTLEQVESPSMSPETLDVLAEAIRNREVKGSHLVSNAGFIRDRDALAQAAQHLLNLEGITTTAVFALADDTIYLAARSKDIRMNIGKVLHDAFGEMGDTAGHSTDASVEIPLGIFTGIETSEDSRDTLLALTEEAVRTKLFEAMGVDSSSSSESSNGS
- a CDS encoding GNAT family N-acetyltransferase, with translation MTPANDIEVLASDRPGEAHAIRRTVFVEEQGVSEPVEFDDRDGAARHFVARVGSDAAGTARVRLVDADTAKVERVAVLPEFRGRGVGDAVMRAAHEYARNENRSRALLHAQTRVAEFYESLGYESLGPVDDETGIPHVEMVLAL